In Panthera leo isolate Ple1 chromosome E3, P.leo_Ple1_pat1.1, whole genome shotgun sequence, a genomic segment contains:
- the EPHB4 gene encoding ephrin type-B receptor 4: MELRALLCWASLVAALEETLLNTKLETADLKWVTFPQVEGQWEELSGLDEEQHSVRTYEVCDVQRAPGLAHWLRTGWVPRRGAVHVYATLRFTMLECLSLTRAGRSCKETFTVFYFESDADTATAFTPAWMENPYIKVDTVAAEHLTRKRPGAEATGKVNVKTLRLGPLTKAGFYLAFQDQGACMALLSLHLFYKKCAQLTVNLTRFPETVPRELVVPVAGSCVADAVPTPGPSPSLYCREDGQWAEQPVTGCSCAPGFEAAEGNTKCRACAQGTFKPLSGEGSCQSCPANSHSNTIGSPVCQCRVGYFRALTDSRGAPCTTPPSAPRSVVPRLNGSSLRLEWSAPLESGGRDDLTYALRCRECRPGGSCTPCGGDLTFDPGPRDLVEPWVAIRGLRPDFTYTFEVTASNGVSSLATGPVPFEAVNVTTDREVPPPVSDIRVTRSSPSSLSLAWAVPRAPSGAVLDYEVKYHEKGTEGPSSVRFLKTSENRAELRGLKRGASYLVQVRARSEAGYGPFGQEHHSQTQLDENESWREQLALIAGTAVVGVVLVLVVIVIAVLCLRKQSSGREAEYSDKHGQYLIGHGTKVYIDPFTYEDPNEAVREFAKEIDVSYVKIEEVIGAGEFGEVCRGRLKAPGKKESCVAIKTLKGGYTERQRREFLSEASIMGQFEHPNIIRLEGVVTNSVPVMILTEFMENGALDSFLRLNDGQFTVIQLVGMLRGIASGMRYLAEMSYVHRDLAARNILVNSNLVCKVSDFGLSRFLEENSSDPTYTSSLGGKIPIRWTAPEAIAFRKFTSASDAWSYGIVMWEVMSFGERPYWDMSNQDVINAIEQDYRLPPPPDCPTSLHQLMLDCWQKDRNARPRFPQVVSALDKMIRNPASLKIVARENGGASHPLLDQRQPHYSAFGSVGEWLRAIKMGRYEESFAAAGFGSFELVSQISAEDLLRIGVTLAGHQKKILASVQHMKSQAKPGAPGGSGAPTPQY; the protein is encoded by the exons ATGGAGCTCCGGGCTCTGCTTTGCTGGGCTTCGCTCGTCGCGGCTTTAGAAG AGACCCTGCTGAACACGAAACTGGAAACTGCAGACCTGAAGTGGGTCACGTTCCCTCAGGTGGAGGGGCAG TGGGAGGAGCTGAGCGGCCTGGATGAAGAGCAGCACAGCGTTCGGACCTACGAGGTGTGCGACGTGCAGCGGGCCCCGGGCCTGGCCCACTGGCTGCGCACCGGCTGGGTCCCGCGCCGGGGAGCTGTCCACGTGTATGCCACGCTTCGCTTCACCATGCTCGAGTGCCTGTCCCTGACCCGGGCCGGGCGCTCCTGCAAGGAGACCTTCACTGTCTTCTACTTCGAGAGCGATGCTGACACGGCCACAGCCTTCACGCCAGCCTGGATGGAGAACCCCTACATCAAG GTGGACACAGTGGCTGCTGAGCACCTGACCCGGAAGCGCCCTGGGGCCGAGGCAACGGGGAAGGTGAACGTGAAGACGCTGCGTCTGGGCCCACTCACCAAGGCTGGCTTCTATCTGGCCTTCCAGGACCAGGGTGCCTGCATGGCCCTGCTGTCCCTGCACCTCTTCTACAAGAAGTGCGCCCAGCTGACCGTGAACCTCACCCGCTTCCCAGAGACTGTGCCTCGGGAGCTTGTGGTGCCCGTGGCGGGGAGCTGTGTGGCTGACGCcgtccccacccccggccccagccccagcctctatTGCCGGGAGGATGGCCAGTGGGCCGAGCAGCCGGTTACGGGCTGCAGCTGTGCCCCGGGGTTCGAGGCCGCCGAGGGGAATACCAAGTGCCGAG cctgtGCCCAAGGCACCTTCAAGCCCTTATCTGGGGAGGGGTCCTGCCAGTCGTGTCCAGCCAACAGCCACTCCAACACCATCGGCTCGCCCGTCTGCCAGTGCCGCGTTGGGTACTTCCGGGCCCTCACAGACTCCCGGGGTGCGCCCTGTACCA CGCCGCCCTCTGCTCCGAGAAGTGTGGTTCCCCGGCTGAATGGCTCCTCCCTGCGCCTGGAGTGGAGCGCCCCCCTCGAGTCCGGGGGCCGAGATGACCTCACGTATGCGCTGCGCTGCCGGGAGTGCCGCCCTGGGGGGTCCTGCACACCCTGCGGAGGAGACCTGACCTTCGACCCTGGCCCCCGGGACCTTGTGGAGCCCTGGGTGGCGATTCGTGGGCTGCGTCCTGACTTCACCTATACGTTCGAGGTCACCGCCTCGAATGGGGTGTCCTCCTTAGCCACCGGACCTGTCCCGTTTGAGGCTGTGAATGTCACCACTGACCGTGAGG TACCGCCCCCAGTGTCCGACATCCGGGTGACGAGGTCATCACCCAGCAGCTTGAGCCTGGCCTGGGCTGTTCCCCGGGCACCCAGCGGAGCCGTGCTGGACTACGAGGTCAAGTACCACGAGAAG GGCACAGAGGGCCCCAGCAGCGTGCGGTTCCTGAAGACGTCTGAAAACCGGGCAGAGCTGCGGGGACTGAAACGGGGAGCCAGCTACCTGGTCCAGGTGCGGGCGCGCTCCGAGGCCGGCTACGGGCCCTTCGGCCAGGAGCACCACAGCCAAACACAGCTGGACG AGAATGAGAGCTGGCGGGAGCAGCTGGCCCTGATCGCAGGCACGGCGGTCGTGGGTGTGGTGCTGGTCTTGGTGGTCATCGTCATCGCCGTCCTGTGCCTCAG GAAGCAGAGCAGCGGGAGAGAAGCTGAATACTCAGACAAACATGGACAGTATCTCATCGGGCACG GTACTAAGGTCTACATTGACCCCTTCACTTACGAAGACCCTAATGAGGCTGTAAGAGAGTTTGCAAAAGAGATCGATGTCTCCTATGTCAAGATTGAGGAGGTGATTGGCGCAG GCGAGTTTGGCGAGGTGTGTCGGGGGCGGCTCAAGGCCCCTGGGAAGAAAGAGAGCTGTGTGGCCATCAAGACCCTGAAAGGGGGCTACACGGAGAGGCAGCGGCGGGAGTTCCTAAGTGAGGCCTCCATCATGGGCCAGTTTGAGCACCCCAACATCATCCGCCTGGAGGGCGTGGTCACCAACAGCGTGCCCGTCATGATCCTCACCGAGTTCATGGAGAACGGCGCCCTGGACTCCTTCCTGCGG CTGAACGACGGGCAGTTCACCGTCATCCAGCTGGTGGGCATGTTGCGGGGCATCGCCTCAGGCATGCGGTACCTGGCTGAGATGAGCTACGTCCACCGAGACCTGGCTGCCCGTAACATCCTGGTCAACAGCAACCTTGTCTGCAAGGTTTCCGACTTCGGGCTTTCCCGCTTCCTGGAGGAGAACTCTTCTGACCCCACCTACACGAGCTCTCTG GGGGGAAAGATTCCCATCAGATGGACAGCCCCCGAGGCCATCGCCTTCCGGAAATTCACATCTGCTAGTGATGCCTGGAGCTACGGAATTGTGATGTGGGAGGTCATGTCATTTGGGGAACGTCCATACTGGGACATGAGCAATCAGGAT GTGATCAATGCCATTGAACAGGACTAccggctgcccccacccccagactgcCCCACTTCCCTGCACCAGCTCATGCTGGACTGTTGGCAGAAGGACCGGAACGCACGGCCCCGCTTCCCCCAGGTGGTCAGCGCCCTTGACAAGATGATCCGGAACCCAGCCAGTCTCAAAATCGTGGCCAGGGAGAATGGCGG GGCCTCGCACCCACTCCTGGATCAGCGGCAGCCTCACTACTCAGCTTTCGGCTCTGTGGGTGAGTGGCTTCGAGCCATCAAGATGGGAAGATACGAAGAAAGTTTCGCAGCCGCTGGCTTTGGCTCCTTCGAATTGGTCAGCCAGATCTCCGCTGA ggACCTGCTCCGAATTGGAGTCACTCTGGCGGGACACCAGAAGAAAATCCTGGCCAGTGTCCAGCACATGAAGTCCCAGGCCAAGCCTGGAGCCCCGGGTGGGTCGGGAGCACCAACCCCCCAGTACTGA